GCGCGTAGCGAACCGCTTCATCGTGATCGACTTGCCGACCGAAGCCTCGGTGATGACCAGCGCGTCGACATCGAGGTTGTGGTTGTTCTCGGCGTTGGCGATCGCGCTATCGAGGACCTTCTTCACGTCCACGGCCATCGCCTTCCTCGAAAAGGTGAGGATGTTGCGGGCATCCTCGGCCTTCTTGCCGCGGATCAGGCCGGCAACGAGGTTCAGCTTCTGCGCCGAGCCACGAATCATCGTGCCGACGGCCAGAGCCTCGTTATCCGCCACGCGGCGCGGTGCTGCCTGCTTCGACATCAGCGCTTACCCTTCTTGTCGGCGGCGTGGCCGGGGAAGAAGCGCGTCGGCGCGAATTCACCCAGCTTCATGCCGACCATGTCTTCGTTGACCGACACCGGCACGAACTTGCGACCGTTATAGACGTTGAACGTCAGACCGACGAAGTCCGGCAGGATCGTCGAACGACGCGACCAGGTCTTGATCGGACCGGCGCGGGTGCCGGCTTCCTGCGCGGCCTGCGCCTTCTTGAGGAGATGCAGGTCCACGAACGGACCTTTCCAAACAGAACGAGCCATTGCGACTTAGCCCTTCTTCTTCGCGTGACGCGACCGGATGATGAACTTGTCGGTCGACTTGTTCTTGCGGGTGCGGGCGCCCTTGGTCGGCTTGCCCCACGGCGTAACCGGATGACGGCCGCCCGAGGTGCGGCCTTCACCGCCGCCGTGCGGGTGGTCGACCGGGTTCTTGGCGACACCACGCGTCAGCGGGCGCTTGCCCTTCCAGCGGGTGCGGCCGGCCTTGGCGAAATTCTGGTTGCCGTTGTCCGGGTTCGAAACCGCACCGACGGTGCCCATGCATTCCGCACGGATATAGCGCTGCTCGCCCGAGTTGAGGCGAACGATCACCATGCCCTTGTCGCGACCGACGACCTGCACATACGTGCCTGCCGAACGGGCGATCTGACCGCCCTTGCCCGGCTTCATCTCCACATTGTGGACGATGGTGCCGACCGGCATCTGGCCCAGCTGCATCGCGTTGCCCGGCTTCACGTCGGTCTTCTTGCCGGCAATTACCTTGTCCCCGGCGGCGAGCCGCTGCGGCGCGATGATATAGGCAAGCTCGCCGTCGTCATATTTGACGAGCGCGATGAACGCGGTGCGGTTGGGGTCGTATTCGAGACGCTCGACCGTGCCTTCGACGTCCCATTTGCGACGCTTGAAGTCGACGATGCGATAGCGCTGCTTGTGACCGCCGGCGATGCCGCGCGAAGTCACATGACCCTTGTTGTTGCGACCGCCGCTCTTGCGCTTGCCTTCGGTAAGCGACTTGACCGGGCCGCCCTTGTGCAGACCCGAACGGTCCACCAGGATCAGGCCGCGGCGAGCCGGGCTGGTCGGGTTGTAATGCTTGAGTGCCATTGCCTCAGACCCCCGTCGTCACGTCGATCGAATCGCCGTCGGCGAGCGTGACGATCGCTTTCTTCATGTCCGAACGCCGATAGGGCTGACCGCGCCAGCGCTTGGTCTTGCCCTTCTGGACGATGGTGTTCACGCCGACGACCTTGACGTCGAACAGCGCTTCCACGGCCGCCTTGATCTGCGGCTTGGTGGCATCGTCGGCAACCTTGAACACAACTGCGTTGTGCTCGCTGGCCATCGTCGCCTTCTCGGTGATGTGCGGCGCGACGATCACGTCATAGTGACGATTGTCGATCGCTGCCTTGTCCTTCTTAGCCATTGAAGCGCGCCTCCAGCTTCTCGACCGCCGCCTTGGTCAGCACCAGCGTGTCGTGCTTCAGAATGTCGTAGACGTTGGCACCGCCGGCCGGCAGCACATCGAAGTGCGGCAGGTTGCGAGCAGCCAGCGCGAAATTGTTGTCGACAGTCTCGCCGTCGATGAACAGCGCCGACTTGCCCAGGCCCAGCTTTTCGAACTGGCCCTGGAGCGCCTTGGTCTTGGCATCGCCCGAAAGCGTGTCGACCACGATCAGCGAGCCGGCCTTGGCGTGGGTGGAAAGCGCCATCTTCAGGCCCATCGCGCGAACCTTCTTGTTCAGCGAATGGCCGAAGCTGCGGGCGCGGGCGCCGTGCGCCTTACCACCGCCGATGAAGATCGGCGCACGCTTGTCGCCGTGACGGGCAGTACCGCCACCCTTCTGGCGGCCCCACTTCTTGCCGGTACGCGCAACGTCCGAACGTTCGCGCGTGGCACGAACCGGAGCGCGGCGCTTTTCCAGCTGCCACAGCACGACGCGATGGAGAATGTCCTCGCGCGGCTCGACGGCGAACACGTCGTCGTTGAGCTCGATGTCGCCGCCAGCCTTGGCGTCGAGGGTCTTGACCTTGACCTTCACGTTCAGCCCTCCTGGCCTTCGGTGACTTCCGGCGCCGCCGCTTCTTCAGCGGGCGTGTCGGCCGGAGCGTCGTTGTTGTTGAGAGCGGTCTTGATCGCGGCGGGGAACGGCAGGCCTTCCGGCGCCGGAACCTTCATCGCGTCCTTGACGATCAGCCAGGCGCCCTTGTGACCGGGCACCGAACCCTTGACGAAGATCAGACCGCGCTCGGCGTCGGTCGAAACGACTTCCAGGTTCTGCTGGGTACGATTGCGGTCGCCCATATGGCCGGCCATCTTCTTGTTCTTGAAGACGCGGCCCGGATCCTGACGGTTACCGGTCGAACCGTGCGAACGGTGCGACACCGACACGCCGTGCGTGGCGCGCAGACCGCCGAAACCCCAGCGCTTCATGGCGCCGGCGAAACCCTTACCCTGGGTACGGCCCGAAACGTCGACCATCTGGCCGGTGACGAAGTGGTCGGCCGAAATCTCGGCGCCCACGTCCACCAGGCCGTCTTCCTCAACTCGAAATTCGCAAAGGATAGCCTTGGGTTCGACCGAAGCCTTGCCGAAATGGCCGCGCTGCGGCTTTGCGACATTCTTCGTCTTGGCCGAGCCGGCGCCGATCTGGACCGCGACGTAACCGTCGACGTCCGCCTTGCGCTGCGCAACGACCTGGACCCCTTCCAGCGCCAGAACGGTAACCGGCACGTGGCGGCCGTCGTCCTGGAACAGGCGGGTCATCCCCATCTTCTTCGCGATCACGCCAGTGCGCATGACCAGTTGCTCCTATACAGAGGCACCCTCGGGACAATTCCCTCGGGTGCGTGCCTCAGCCCAAATATGCGATGCGAGCCCCCGTCCGGGCTGAACCCCGCCGAATGGCGGAGACGACGGGGGACGCAGACCCGGTAATTCCGAAGAACCCCGGCGGTATCCCTAAATTCGTTTGAGGGCTTGCCCTCGGCGGTTCCTTGCGTCGGCCCGAAGGGCGCTATCGAGGAACCAGCTTGCAGCTCTTCAAGAAGAGCGCGAATCTCGTGGAGGCGCGCATTTACGTGAGCAGCGCCTCGCTGTCCACCCCGAAAACCGGGGTTTTTCGGTAAACCGGCTCAGGCCAGCTTGATTTCGACGTCAACGCCGGCCGCGAGGTCCAGCTTCATCAGCGCGTCGACCGTCTGCGGGGTCGGTTGAACGATGTCGAGCATACGCTTGTAGGTACGGACTTCGAACTGCTCACGCGACTTCTTGTCGATGTGCGGACCGCGATTGACGGTGAACTTCTCGATTCGCGTCGGCAGGGGAATGGGACCACGAATAAGCGCGCCGGTGCGACGGGCAGTGTCGGCGATGTCGCCGGTTGCCTGATCGAGCACACGGTGATCGAACGCCTTCAAGCGAATGCGGATATTCTGCGTTTCCATAACCCTACCAATGCGAAAGAGCGGGCGCCGTGACCGGCGCTCTTGCTGTTCAAATCAAAACCGAAGGCGCGCCTCTACAGAGCGATGCGATTCGGATCAAGGGGCTGTGGGAGAAATTTCCTGCGCGGCGATCACGCGCTTTCACAAGCAGGGGCCCGGCGGCGTGCCGTTTTCGAGCAGGATACGGATCCTGCGCTTCCCCCAATAGCTCATATCGATCGAATATCGCACGGGTGCGCCGGGTCTGGTCCAGATATTCTGGTCCCCGGCACGCTCGGTCCCCGTGCGGCACAGCACCCAGCCGCGCGCCTCGAGTTCCGGCTGCACCGCAAACGGAGCGCCCTGGTCAGTGTCGTGCCATAGCGTGAGGCCGGAAAAGCCCTTTCGGCCACCACCGCCGCGCAAATCGACTGCCGCTTCGAAAGGCCCCTGCCCGGCAATCAGCACGCCCGCCTTGCGGCAGCGCAGGGAATTGGAGGTATCGACACAATCGGCAAAGCCCATATGCTGCGCGAAAGCCAGATCGCCCGTAATCGGAAGATCGGAATAGGCCCGATTGGGCGGTGGCGGAACGTCAGGCCCGCAAGCCGTCTGCGATCCCAGCAACAGCACGCCTGCCGCCCACTTCACGCTGTTCACGCCTGCCCTCCCGCCCCGTCGCCGTCCCCATGTCGCATCAATGAAGCGGGCGGGACAGAGAAATCCTTCGCGAGGCCGGCGTCCGCGGCAGCGGGAATCTGGACATCGGCCTGACCAGGATCTCAAACCAGATTGCTTGCGCATCCCGGTGCGTTCTGGAACGCTCCGCAGATGGAACGACGGCGGGCCTATCTGAAGTCCTTGCTGCCCGTCACGCTGCGGGTTGCAAAACGAATGTATCTGGCAATTGGCATAGCGATTGTCGGGGCCGGGATTACCGGTCGGTTCCCGCCGTTCGTATCCAACGCGGATGTCCTGATCCGTGCAGCGCTGTTCGTCACGCTACCGCTTGCTATCGGGCTGGTCTGCGGCGTGATCCATAACTGGAACAGTCCGCAACGCTATCGCTGGCGTCGCAAGCGCCGATAGAGGGGCTTCACTGGAGGCAGTTACACCATGACGGGTCGAGCGCTCGGTAGCTTGGTTATTGCCTCCCTGGTGGCGGCGGGCTGTATCTACATCGTCGCAACGCCCCAACCTCAACTGCCCGTCGAAACGGTGAATGGCACTTATCACAACGCATGCTGCGGCGACTGGACCTTCCATGACGGCAGGCTCACGATTGACGGGCAAGATATCAGCTACGTGATCGAGAAGGACAAAAGCGGAGTTGCAATCCACCCTTCCGCCTATGTCGGAGCATCCGAGCGCGGTTCCGTGATCCAGCGGAATCGATCACCGTCACTCCTGAGGCCGATCGGTGACCCCCCGGACGCTATTTGGGTCCACGGCTTTGGAAAGGCCGCCGACTACCGCTTCGACCGGATCGAAAAGGAGTAGCGCTGCACTCTACGCAATAGGGGCGCTTCCGCTCCTTCAAGCTCGCAAACAAAAAACCCGGCCTCCCCACGGGGAGACCGGGCTCTTTGCGTTTTCTCAGCCCCGAAGGGCGAAGATTACTTGGCGATTTCGCTGACGACGCCGGCGCCGACGGTGCGGCCGCCTTCGCGGATCGTGAAGCGCTGGCCAACGTCCATTGCGATCGGCGCGATAAGCTTGACGCCCAGCGCGACATTGTCGCCCGGCATGACCATTTCGGTGCCTTCCGGCAGTTCGATGGTTCCGGTGACGTCCGTCGTACGGAAGTAGAACTGCGGACGATAGTTACCGAAGAACGGCGTGTGACGGCCGCCTTCGTCCTTCGACAGGACGTACACTTCCGACTTGAACTCGGTGTGCGGCGTGATCGAACCCGGCTTGGCCAGAACCTGACCACGCTCGACTTCGTCACGGGCAACGCCGCGGAGCAGCGCACCAACGTTATCGCCGGCCTGGCCCTGATCGAGCAGCTTACGGAACATTTCGACGCCGGTGACGACGGTCTTGCGGACCTGCTCCTGGATGCCGACGATTTCGACTTCCTCGTTCACCTTGATGATGCCGGTTTCAACACGGCCGGTGACGACGGTGCCGCGACCCGAGATCGAGAACACGTCTTCGATCGGCATCATGAACGGCTTGTCGAGCGGACGCTCCGGCTCGGGGATATAGTCGTCGACCTGCTGCATCAGCTCG
This genomic interval from Sphingosinithalassobacter tenebrarum contains the following:
- the rplV gene encoding 50S ribosomal protein L22, coding for MSKQAAPRRVADNEALAVGTMIRGSAQKLNLVAGLIRGKKAEDARNILTFSRKAMAVDVKKVLDSAIANAENNHNLDVDALVITEASVGKSITMKRFATRGRGKSTRILKPFSRIRIVVREVEEA
- the rpsS gene encoding 30S ribosomal protein S19, producing MARSVWKGPFVDLHLLKKAQAAQEAGTRAGPIKTWSRRSTILPDFVGLTFNVYNGRKFVPVSVNEDMVGMKLGEFAPTRFFPGHAADKKGKR
- the rplB gene encoding 50S ribosomal protein L2 translates to MALKHYNPTSPARRGLILVDRSGLHKGGPVKSLTEGKRKSGGRNNKGHVTSRGIAGGHKQRYRIVDFKRRKWDVEGTVERLEYDPNRTAFIALVKYDDGELAYIIAPQRLAAGDKVIAGKKTDVKPGNAMQLGQMPVGTIVHNVEMKPGKGGQIARSAGTYVQVVGRDKGMVIVRLNSGEQRYIRAECMGTVGAVSNPDNGNQNFAKAGRTRWKGKRPLTRGVAKNPVDHPHGGGEGRTSGGRHPVTPWGKPTKGARTRKNKSTDKFIIRSRHAKKKG
- a CDS encoding 50S ribosomal protein L23 produces the protein MAKKDKAAIDNRHYDVIVAPHITEKATMASEHNAVVFKVADDATKPQIKAAVEALFDVKVVGVNTIVQKGKTKRWRGQPYRRSDMKKAIVTLADGDSIDVTTGV
- the rplD gene encoding 50S ribosomal protein L4, whose translation is MKVKVKTLDAKAGGDIELNDDVFAVEPREDILHRVVLWQLEKRRAPVRATRERSDVARTGKKWGRQKGGGTARHGDKRAPIFIGGGKAHGARARSFGHSLNKKVRAMGLKMALSTHAKAGSLIVVDTLSGDAKTKALQGQFEKLGLGKSALFIDGETVDNNFALAARNLPHFDVLPAGGANVYDILKHDTLVLTKAAVEKLEARFNG
- the rplC gene encoding 50S ribosomal protein L3; translated protein: MRTGVIAKKMGMTRLFQDDGRHVPVTVLALEGVQVVAQRKADVDGYVAVQIGAGSAKTKNVAKPQRGHFGKASVEPKAILCEFRVEEDGLVDVGAEISADHFVTGQMVDVSGRTQGKGFAGAMKRWGFGGLRATHGVSVSHRSHGSTGNRQDPGRVFKNKKMAGHMGDRNRTQQNLEVVSTDAERGLIFVKGSVPGHKGAWLIVKDAMKVPAPEGLPFPAAIKTALNNNDAPADTPAEEAAAPEVTEGQEG
- the rpsJ gene encoding 30S ribosomal protein S10, encoding METQNIRIRLKAFDHRVLDQATGDIADTARRTGALIRGPIPLPTRIEKFTVNRGPHIDKKSREQFEVRTYKRMLDIVQPTPQTVDALMKLDLAAGVDVEIKLA
- the tuf gene encoding elongation factor Tu: MAKAKFERSKPHLNIGTIGHVDHGKTSLTAAITKVLAETGGGTAVDFANIDKAPEERERGITISTAHVEYETEKRHYAHVDCPGHADYVKNMITGAAQMDGAILVVSAADGPMPQTREHILLARQVGVPAMVVFLNKVDQVDDEELLELVELEVRELLSSYEFPGDDIPIVKGSALAALEDSNEEIGKKAVLELMQQVDDYIPEPERPLDKPFMMPIEDVFSISGRGTVVTGRVETGIIKVNEEVEIVGIQEQVRKTVVTGVEMFRKLLDQGQAGDNVGALLRGVARDEVERGQVLAKPGSITPHTEFKSEVYVLSKDEGGRHTPFFGNYRPQFYFRTTDVTGTIELPEGTEMVMPGDNVALGVKLIAPIAMDVGQRFTIREGGRTVGAGVVSEIAK